TAAAGAAAAGACTTTCCTCAATTCTTGAAAGTCCTAAACATAATACAGAAGAAAAACTTGAAAAAGTTTGCCACTTGTTGGATCAGGAAATCTCTTACTTCAACTGGACAGGTTTCTATTTCAAAAATGGAGATAAGGAAGAATTAATTTTAGGTCCTTACGTAGGAGCTCCAACAGATCATACCATTATTCCTTACGGTAAAGGAATTTGCGGGCAGGTTGCGGTTTCCAATGAAACATTTGTAGTTCCTGATGTGAACGAAGAAAGCAATTATTTAAGCTGTTCCATCGATACAAAAGCCGAGATTGTAGTTCCTATTTTTAAAGATGGAAAAAACATCGGTCAGATTGATATCGATTCCCATACGGTAGATCCTTTCACTAATGAAGACCGTGAATTATTAGAATGGCTTTGTAACGAAGTTTCTAAAGTTTTGTAATTGAATTTCAATCCGAATACAATATAGACTCCGGCTTTTACAGGCGGAGTTTTTTTATGATATTTGAAATGAAATGTATAACCGGAGATTCCCGGTATTACTATTCATAGATTATGGATTATAAGTGGTAATGACAAACATGATTAAAGGCTCATCTCCTGTGTTTTTGACAGAATGGTAGCCGATGGAACTGATAGCTGTGATGTCTCCTTTCTGAAGAATTTTACTTCGTATTGGTCCTCCAATTCCGGTTCTCTCAAGATATTCTCCGGTTCCATGTATGACCACGTAAAGTTCTTGTTCATTTCTTTGATTATGTGTATGAAACCCTGATTCATCACCCTTATTCAATAAAACCATATAGGCAGCCAGACGATTATGAGCTAATTCCTTCTGAGCAAACATCTGCAGCATATATACAGTTCCGTTTCCACCATACATATTCTCACGTTTATCCATTTGTGTGATGGTTCTTTCGTTCTTTTCAAATGCCATTACATAAAGATTGATGTATTTTGAAACTTCCTGAATAACGTGATCGAATTCTGCTCCCTCGGATAATATAACTGTATCGGACATGTGAGTTTAATGTTTAGAGTTTAAAGTTGATGGTCAAAAAAATTAGCTTTGCTGCATCAAATGAATTTCTGCAAGAAGTCCTTTAAAATAATTCTCGCATTTCGCAATATGAGTTCCATACCAGGAAAATGCTTCACCATCTACAATCATAATCTTTTTATCAGGATAGAAGGCCTGCAGTTCTTCAATATGTTTTTCTTTAAACGGAAACGGTTCAGAAGAAAGCATGATGACATCTGCATCCGCAAGATCGTCAGTCGTAATTTGAGGGTAACGGGTTTTATCCTTGAAAATATTCTCAAAGCCAATCTCTGATAAGATTCTATGAATAAACGTATCTGAACCAATTGTCATATAGGGATTTTTCCAGATAAGATAAGCTGCTTTTACAGGAGTTTCCAACTTGGTCTGATTCAGGATTTCATATATTTTAAGATTAAAAAGCTGCGCTCTTTCCTCCTTTCCGAAAAGTTTCCCGAGATTTTTAAGCAAGTAATAATTGTCCTCAATGGTTTCTACATTGGTGACTGTTACCTTGAAGTCATCCATCAAAGCTTCTACCTGATCTTTTACATTCTCTTCCTTATTGGCAAGAATGAGATCCGGTTGTAGCATTTTTATTTTCTCAATATTGATATTTTTGGTCCCACCGATTACTGATACATTTTTTATTTTATCCTGGGGATGAATACAGAATTTTGTTCTCCCTACAACTTCATTTTCGGTGAGTCCAAGGTCAAATAAAGCCTCCGTAATTGAGGGGACAAGTGAGACGATTTTCATATTGGCATGTTAGATGATGCCTAAAATTACAAAAGTTTTCCGGTTAAGAAAAGTCCGGCTACGGTAAAATAGATAATAAGTCCAGTAACATCCACCAATGTTGCTACAAATGGAGCAGAAGAGGTAGCTGGGTCAAGGTTTAATTTCTTTAAGACGAACGGGATCATAGAACCTGATAAAGTTCCCCATAATACAATGGCAATCAGAGAAACAGAAACACTCAATCCTACGTATACCCAATATTGTCCATAATCAAATAGACCTATCTGCTGCCAAAGCATAATCCGGATAAATCCGATCACTCCCAAAATAGCCCCAAGACATAATCCGGAGATAATTTCCTTTTTCATGACATACCACCAGTCTTTAAGACTGATTTCCTGAAGTGCCATTGCACGAATAATTAATGTTGCTGCCTGTGACCCGGAATTTCCTCCACTGGAGATGATCAGCGGAACAAATAATGCCAGCACAACAGCTTTTTCAATTTCTTTATCAAAATATCCCATTGCAGAAGCAGTCAGCATTTCCGAAACGAATAAGATAATCAGCCAAGTTGCCCTTTTTTTGATCATCTCAGTCCATGATGTCTGGGTGTAGGGAAGATCCAATGCTTCCAATCCCCCAAATTTCTGAATGTCTTCTGTATTCTGCTGTTCAATCTGATCAAGAATATCATCAATCGTTACAATTCCTACCAGCACACCGGCTTCCGTAATAATGGGAAGAGCGCCACGGTCATACTTTTCGAAATAAGTTACCGCATCCTCTTTGGAAGTTGTAGTGGTAATCGCCACGAAATGATTATCTGTAATATCAGAAACCAGCGTGTCTTCCTCTTCCAACAGTAAAGTTCCGATAGCAAGGTCATCAATCAGGCGGTTTCTTTCATCCACCACATAAAGGTAGTTCATGGTTTCCACTCTTTTTCCTACCTTTTTGATCTGCTGAAGACATCTTTTTACCGTCCATTCCTTACGGATCTGAATATAATAGGGAGTCATCAGACGGGCAATAGAATCTGAGTTGTAGCCAAGAAGCTTTATAGCAATTCTTCTTTCCTGCGGGTTAAGATGATTGATGGAATATTTGATAAGCTCATCCGGGAAGTCCTCGAAAAGAGCAGTCCTGTCATCCGGAGTCATAGCATTCAGAATTTCAGAAACTTCATCGCTTCCGATACTTCTGATGGTATCTTCCTGGAAATCAGGGTCAAGGTGTGAAAAAACTTCTGCTTTGTACTCTTTCGGAACCTTCAGGAACGCAAGCAGCCTCTCATCAGCAGGAAGTTCGCTGAGAGTTTCGGCAATATCGGCAGGGTTGAAGATAAGTTCGTCTCTAGAATTCAAAACGTGAATTTTTTTGGATATGCAAAAATAATTCAAATTTTTAAGACTAAGCAATAAACTGGGAAAATTAAGGATTAATTAAAGTTTAGTGCTTCAGTATAAGTACAAAAAACATCCGTCGGAACGGATGTCAAAAATTAAATTTAAAATTCCAATATTCTTTAAATTGGTTCACATTCTGAAGTAGGAATGTATGTACAGACAGCGTTTGTACAGCATTGGTATGGTCCGCAATCAGAATTGTCACCACACTTTTTTATTCCGTTTCCTTTAATATTTTTTTGCTCGAACCTGTTGAGCTTCTTAAGATTTGAATTTTTCATAATCATCAATATATTAAGGCTCTATCATACAATCATGATCAATACATTCTCCGTTACAGCAATATCCAACAGAGCAAGGTCTTGTTATGCTGCATCTGAACGGTCCGATACCACCATTAATTTGTTTGGCAGCTTCTCTGCTGAGTTTCTTTAAGTTTTTCATATAATTTAGTTTTAATGTTGTACTAAAATAATAAATATTTCTATATTATTCATTTGTTAATGAAATATTTTATTGCAAATCAATTTTTTATTTAATTTTTTAAATAAAAAAACACCTACAAGTGCAGGTGTCTGTAATGATCATATATTATTCCAGAGGACATGGATTGAGAACACAGATGTTGTTACAACATGATCCGCCCGGACATTGGTAATGTTCTGTACATCTTTTGAAAGGCCCGCTGCCTTTAATTTCCTTTTGTACTTGTCTGCTGAGTTTTTTTAGATTTTTCATGAGATTTGATTTTATGTGATTTATTTTAATTTTTTTTATTCAAGACAGATGAAGGGAGAACAGATTCCAAAACAACACCATCCAACAGTACACGGATTGCTTTCACTGCATCTTTCCATTGAGCCGCCGTTAATTTGCTTTGCTTTT
The window above is part of the Chryseobacterium sp. MA9 genome. Proteins encoded here:
- a CDS encoding ABC transporter substrate-binding protein, which translates into the protein MKIVSLVPSITEALFDLGLTENEVVGRTKFCIHPQDKIKNVSVIGGTKNINIEKIKMLQPDLILANKEENVKDQVEALMDDFKVTVTNVETIEDNYYLLKNLGKLFGKEERAQLFNLKIYEILNQTKLETPVKAAYLIWKNPYMTIGSDTFIHRILSEIGFENIFKDKTRYPQITTDDLADADVIMLSSEPFPFKEKHIEELQAFYPDKKIMIVDGEAFSWYGTHIAKCENYFKGLLAEIHLMQQS
- a CDS encoding GAF domain-containing protein, which encodes MSELKKRLSSILESPKHNTEEKLEKVCHLLDQEISYFNWTGFYFKNGDKEELILGPYVGAPTDHTIIPYGKGICGQVAVSNETFVVPDVNEESNYLSCSIDTKAEIVVPIFKDGKNIGQIDIDSHTVDPFTNEDRELLEWLCNEVSKVL
- a CDS encoding cupin domain-containing protein, with protein sequence MSDTVILSEGAEFDHVIQEVSKYINLYVMAFEKNERTITQMDKRENMYGGNGTVYMLQMFAQKELAHNRLAAYMVLLNKGDESGFHTHNQRNEQELYVVIHGTGEYLERTGIGGPIRSKILQKGDITAISSIGYHSVKNTGDEPLIMFVITTYNP
- the mgtE gene encoding magnesium transporter produces the protein MNSRDELIFNPADIAETLSELPADERLLAFLKVPKEYKAEVFSHLDPDFQEDTIRSIGSDEVSEILNAMTPDDRTALFEDFPDELIKYSINHLNPQERRIAIKLLGYNSDSIARLMTPYYIQIRKEWTVKRCLQQIKKVGKRVETMNYLYVVDERNRLIDDLAIGTLLLEEEDTLVSDITDNHFVAITTTTSKEDAVTYFEKYDRGALPIITEAGVLVGIVTIDDILDQIEQQNTEDIQKFGGLEALDLPYTQTSWTEMIKKRATWLIILFVSEMLTASAMGYFDKEIEKAVVLALFVPLIISSGGNSGSQAATLIIRAMALQEISLKDWWYVMKKEIISGLCLGAILGVIGFIRIMLWQQIGLFDYGQYWVYVGLSVSVSLIAIVLWGTLSGSMIPFVLKKLNLDPATSSAPFVATLVDVTGLIIYFTVAGLFLTGKLL